A single Biomphalaria glabrata unplaced genomic scaffold, xgBioGlab47.1 scaffold_22, whole genome shotgun sequence DNA region contains:
- the LOC129924118 gene encoding uncharacterized protein LOC129924118 codes for MAGRPIARTSIVGLNEIMDRVDLRHEFWNLSALLPHLEADVVLEWCARRRLVKNELRCENCNDHCSLVRYIQGADGYRWCCNKCGTRKSVRHGSFFTGSHLSIKQIIIIIYCWACDMPQLQMSREAGQIDKSIVTDWCNFLREECAQWNETHAMIIGGVDENFEPIVVEIDESKYFHRKYHRGQWREGHWVFGGVERESGRCFLVEVPDRRAATLEQCIVQHILPGSHIISDGWAAYANIPQIGQGIYSHSVIVHQQNFVDPLDPEIHTQNIENLWMRAKRKLKRQFGTSGALFQSYLDEFIYRNSMREEDIFFQHAGNDW; via the coding sequence ATGGCAGGCCGACCCATTGCTCGTACCAGTATAGTTGGGCTTAACGAAATAATGGACAGAGTAGACTTAAGACATGAGTTTTGGAATTTGTCAGCGTTGTTGCCTCACCTAGAAGCTGATGTAGTATTAGAGTGGTGTGCTAGAAGGCGGCTTGTAAAAAATGAATTACGTTGTGAAAACTGCAACGACCACTGCTCATTAGTACGCTACATACAAGGTGCTGACGGTTATCGATGGTGTTGTAACAAATGTGGCACGCGAAAATCTGTGCGACACGGCTCTTTTTTTACAGGCAGCCATTTAagtatcaaacaaataattatcattatttattgcTGGGCTTGTGACATGCCACAGCTACAAATGTCACGAGAAGCCGGACAAATAGATAAATCAATCGTTACTGATTGGTGCAATTTCTTGAGAGAGGAATGTGCACAATGGAATGAAACTCATGCTATGATAATCGGTGGCGTCGATGAAAATTTTGAACCCATTGTGGTTGAGATCGACGAATCGAAATATTTTCATAGAAAATACCACCGTGGCCAATGGCGAGAGGGACACTGGGTATTCGGTGGAGTGGAAAGAGAGAGTGGACGCTGTTTTCTCGTTGAAGTTCCAGACCGCCGAGCAGCAACACTAGAACAATGCATCGTGCAGCACATATTGCCTGGCAGCCATATCATATCAGATGGCtgggcagcgtatgcaaatatTCCACAAATTGGTCAAGGGATTTATTCCCATTCAGTTATTGTACACCAACAAAATTTTGTAGACCCTTTGGACCCCGAGATTCATACTCAGAATATTGAGAACTTGTGGATGCGTGCTAAACGCAAGTTAAAAAGACAATTCGGAACAAGCGGTGCATTGTTTCAGAGTTATTTAGATGAGTTTATATATCGAAATAGTATGCGCGAAGAAGACATCTTTTTCCAGCATGCTGGTAACGATTGGTGA